A window from Peromyscus eremicus chromosome 1, PerEre_H2_v1, whole genome shotgun sequence encodes these proteins:
- the Prpf31 gene encoding U4/U6 small nuclear ribonucleoprotein Prp31, translated as MSLADELLADLEEAAEEEEGGSYGEEEEEPAIEDVQEETQLDLSGDSVKSIAKLWDSKMFAEIMMKIEDYISKQAKASEVMGPVEAAPEYRVIVDANNLTVEIENELNIIHKFIRDKYSKRFPELESLVPNALDYIRTVKELGNSLDKCKNNENLQQILTNATIMVVSVTASTTQGQQLSDEELERLEEACDMALELNASKHRIYEYVESRMSFIAPNLSIIIGASTAAKIMGVAGGLTNLSKMPACNIMLLGAQRKTLSGFSSTSVLPHTGYIYHSDIVQSLPPDLRRKAARLVAAKCTLAARVDSFHESTEGKVGYELKDEIERKFDKWQEPPPVKQVKPLPAPLDGQRKKRGGRRYRKMKERLGLTEIRKQANRMSFGEIEEDAYQEDLGFSLGHLGKSGSGRVRQTQVNEATKARISKTLQRTLQKQSVVYGGKSTIRDRSSGTASSVAFTPLQGLEIVNPQAAEKKVAEANQKYFSSMAEFLKVKGEKSGTMST; from the exons ATGTCTCTGGCAGATGAGCTCTTGGCTGACCTTGAGGAGgcagcagaagaggaggaaggaggaagctatggagaagaagaggaggagccagCAATCGAGGATGTACAAGAAGAGACACAGCTGGATCTTTCTGGAGATTCAGTCAAGAGCATTGCCAAGCTATGGGATAGCAAGATG TTTGCTGAGATCATGATGAAGATTGAGGACTACATCAGCAAACAAGCCAAAGCTTCAGAAG TGATGGGACCAGTGGAGGCAGCCCCAGAGTACCGAGTCATTGTGGATGCCAACAACCTGACTGTGGAGATAGAAAACGAGCTGA ACATTATCCATAAGTTCATCCGGGATAAGTACTCGAAGAGGTTCCCTGAGCTAGAGTCCTTGGTCCCCAACGCTCTGGATTACATCCGCACGGTCAAG GAGCTGGGCAACAGCCTGGACAAATGCAAGAACAATGAGAACCTGCAGCAGATCCTGACCAATGCCACCATCATGGTTGTCAGTGTCACTGCCTCCACCACCCAGGG GCAGCAGCTGTCAGATGAGGAGCTAGAGCGACTGGAGGAGGCCTGTGACATGGCACTGGAGCTGAATGCCTCCAAGCACCGCATCTATGAATATGTGGAATCCCGGATGTCCTTCATTGCACCCAACTTGTCCATCATCATTGGAGCATCCACAGCTGCTAAGATCATGG GTGTGGCCGGAGGCCTGACCAACCTCTCCAAGATGCCTGCCTGCAACATTATGCTGCTGGGAGCCCAGCGCAAGACACTATCTGGTTTCTCCTCTACCTCAGTGCTGCCCCACACCGGCTACATCTACCACAGTGACATCGTGCAGTCTCTGCCCCCA GATCTCCGGCGGAAGGCAGCCCGGCTGGTGGCTGCCAAATGCACTCTGGCAGCCCGTGTGGACAGTTTCCATGAGAGCAcagaggggaag GTGGGCTACGAACTAAAGGATGAGATTGAGCGCAAGTTTGACAAGTGGCAGGAGCCACCACCAGTGAAGCAGGTGAAGCCCCTGCCTGCACCCCTTGATGGGCAGCGGAAGAAGCGAGGGGGCCGAAG GTACCGCAAGATGAAGGAGCGGCTAGGACTGACAGAGATCCGGAAGCAGGCCAACCGCATGAGCTTTGGAGAG ATTGAGGAGGATGCCTATCAAGAAGATCTGGGCTTTAGCCTGGGCCACTTGGGCAAGTCAGGCAGTGGGCGTGTACGGCAAACACAGGTGAATGAGGCCACCAAGGCCAGAATCTCCAAGACATTACAG CGAACCTTACAGAAACAGAGTGTGGTGTATGGCGGGAAGTCTACCATCCGTGACCGATCCTCAGGGACTGCCTCTAGTGTGGCTTTCACTCCACTCCAG GGTCTGGAGATTGTGAACCCACAAGCAGCTGAGAAGAAGGTGGCAGAGGCCAACCAGAAGTATTTCTCCAGCATGGCTGAGTTCCTCAAGGTCAAGGGTGAGAAAAGTGGCACCATGTCCACCTGA
- the Tfpt gene encoding TCF3 fusion partner isoform X2 — protein sequence MELEQREGTMAAVGFEEFSAPPGSELALPPLFGGHILESELETEVEFVSGGLGGSGLRERDEEEEAARGRRRRQRELNRRKYQALGRRCREIEQVNERVLNRLHQVQRITRRLQQERRFLMRVLDSYGDDYRASQFTIVLEDDGSQGTDVPTPGNAENEPPEKEGLSPPQRTPAPLDPSSPAPGEGPSGRKRRRAPRVGASLTPELAPVQIKVEEDFGFEADEALDSSWVSRGPDKLLSYPTLASPPFD from the exons ATGGAGCTGGAACAGAGAGAGGG GACCATGGCAGCCGTGGGCTTTGAAGAGTTCTCAGCGCCACCAGGCTcagagctggctctgcctcctctgttTGGTGGCCACATCCTGGAGAGTGAGCTAGAGACAGAAGTGGAGTTTGTGTCCGGTGGTCTGGGTGGTTCAGGACTCCGGGAGcgggatgaagaggaagaggcagctcGGGGTCGCAGGCGTCGCCAACGGGAACTAAACAGAAGAAAGTACCAGGCGCTAGGTCGGCGCTGCCGGGAGATCGAGCAG GTGAATGAGCGAGTCTTGAACAGGCTCCATCAGGTGCAAAGGATAACTCGGAGACTCCAGCAGGAGCGCAG GTTCCTCATGAGGGTGCTGGACTCCTATGGGGATGACTACCGGGCTAGCCAGTTCACCATTGTGTTGGAG GATGATGGCAGCCAAGGCACAGATGTCCCCACCCCAGGCAATGCTGAGAACGAGCCTCCAGAGAAAGAGGGGCTTTCCCCACCCCAAAGGACACCTGCACCCCTAGACCCCAGCAGTCCAGCCCCTGGCGAGGGGCCCAGTGGGCGGAAGAGGCGGAGGGCACCACGGGTGGGGGCTTCATTGACCCCAGAACTGGCCCCAGTACAG ATTAAGGTTGAGGAAGACTTTGGCTTTGAAGCAGATGAGGCCTTGGATTCAAGTTGGGTTTCTCGAGGGCCGGACAAACTGCTGTCCTACCCTACCCTAGCCAGCCCACCCTTTGACTAA
- the Tfpt gene encoding TCF3 fusion partner isoform X1: MELEQREGTMAAVGFEEFSAPPGSELALPPLFGGHILESELETEVEFVSGGLGGSGLRERDEEEEAARGRRRRQRELNRRKYQALGRRCREIEQVNERVLNRLHQVQRITRRLQQERRFLMRVLDSYGDDYRASQFTIVLEDDGSQGTDVPTPGNAENEPPEKEGLSPPQRTPAPLDPSSPAPGEGPSGRKRRRAPRVGASLTPELAPVQVGAEGWGQGVIKVEEDFGFEADEALDSSWVSRGPDKLLSYPTLASPPFD, encoded by the exons ATGGAGCTGGAACAGAGAGAGGG GACCATGGCAGCCGTGGGCTTTGAAGAGTTCTCAGCGCCACCAGGCTcagagctggctctgcctcctctgttTGGTGGCCACATCCTGGAGAGTGAGCTAGAGACAGAAGTGGAGTTTGTGTCCGGTGGTCTGGGTGGTTCAGGACTCCGGGAGcgggatgaagaggaagaggcagctcGGGGTCGCAGGCGTCGCCAACGGGAACTAAACAGAAGAAAGTACCAGGCGCTAGGTCGGCGCTGCCGGGAGATCGAGCAG GTGAATGAGCGAGTCTTGAACAGGCTCCATCAGGTGCAAAGGATAACTCGGAGACTCCAGCAGGAGCGCAG GTTCCTCATGAGGGTGCTGGACTCCTATGGGGATGACTACCGGGCTAGCCAGTTCACCATTGTGTTGGAG GATGATGGCAGCCAAGGCACAGATGTCCCCACCCCAGGCAATGCTGAGAACGAGCCTCCAGAGAAAGAGGGGCTTTCCCCACCCCAAAGGACACCTGCACCCCTAGACCCCAGCAGTCCAGCCCCTGGCGAGGGGCCCAGTGGGCGGAAGAGGCGGAGGGCACCACGGGTGGGGGCTTCATTGACCCCAGAACTGGCCCCAGTACAGGTGGGAGCCGAGGGCTGGGGCCAAGGCGTG ATTAAGGTTGAGGAAGACTTTGGCTTTGAAGCAGATGAGGCCTTGGATTCAAGTTGGGTTTCTCGAGGGCCGGACAAACTGCTGTCCTACCCTACCCTAGCCAGCCCACCCTTTGACTAA
- the Tfpt gene encoding TCF3 fusion partner isoform X3, producing the protein MELEQREGTMAAVGFEEFSAPPGSELALPPLFGGHILESELETEVEFVSGGLGGSGLRERDEEEEAARGRRRRQRELNRRKYQALGRRCREIEQVNERVLNRLHQVQRITRRLQQERRFLMRVLDSYGDDYRASQFTIVLEIKVEEDFGFEADEALDSSWVSRGPDKLLSYPTLASPPFD; encoded by the exons ATGGAGCTGGAACAGAGAGAGGG GACCATGGCAGCCGTGGGCTTTGAAGAGTTCTCAGCGCCACCAGGCTcagagctggctctgcctcctctgttTGGTGGCCACATCCTGGAGAGTGAGCTAGAGACAGAAGTGGAGTTTGTGTCCGGTGGTCTGGGTGGTTCAGGACTCCGGGAGcgggatgaagaggaagaggcagctcGGGGTCGCAGGCGTCGCCAACGGGAACTAAACAGAAGAAAGTACCAGGCGCTAGGTCGGCGCTGCCGGGAGATCGAGCAG GTGAATGAGCGAGTCTTGAACAGGCTCCATCAGGTGCAAAGGATAACTCGGAGACTCCAGCAGGAGCGCAG GTTCCTCATGAGGGTGCTGGACTCCTATGGGGATGACTACCGGGCTAGCCAGTTCACCATTGTGTTGGAG ATTAAGGTTGAGGAAGACTTTGGCTTTGAAGCAGATGAGGCCTTGGATTCAAGTTGGGTTTCTCGAGGGCCGGACAAACTGCTGTCCTACCCTACCCTAGCCAGCCCACCCTTTGACTAA
- the Ndufa3 gene encoding NADH dehydrogenase [ubiquinone] 1 alpha subcomplex subunit 3, producing MAARISAFLKNAWANQPVLVVSFSIWGLAIIMPIISPYTKYAGMINRATPYTYPVPVRDNGNMPDVPSHPQDPQGPSLEWLKNL from the exons ATGGCCGCGA GAATCTCCGCCTTCCTTAAGAATGCCTGGGCGAACCAGCCGGTGCTAGTGGTGTCCTTCTCTATCTGGGGTCTCG ctaTAATTATGCCCATAATCAGCCCCTATACCAAGTATGCTGGCATGATCAACAGAGCCACACCCTACACCTACCCAG TGCCTGTACGAGATAATGGGAACATGCCGGATGTGCCCAGCCACCCCCAGGACCCTCAGGGCCCAAGTCTGGAATGGCTGAAGAACCTGTGA